A single Nicotiana tabacum cultivar K326 chromosome 5, ASM71507v2, whole genome shotgun sequence DNA region contains:
- the LOC142180650 gene encoding uncharacterized protein LOC142180650 yields the protein MSNLSKLEFVALDITGKNYLSWVLDAEIHLDAKGLENTIIQGNEASNQDKAKAMIFLRHHLHEGLKTEYLTVKDPLELWINLKDRYDHLKLTVLPKARYEWIHLRLQDFKTVSEYNSAIFKVSSLLKLCGDTITDKDLLKKIFSTFHASNVVLQQQYREKGFKKYSELITCLLVAEQNNTLLMKNHEARPTGSAPFPEVNVVATYDKFERKQNNYRGRGHGRKRGRGRGRNNYRHYGGNKLENNKGSQINHSKGKASMCHRCGMRGHWARICRTPEYFVKLYQASLKKKENNVEAHLTFQNNNDEAGPSNKYDSKAHPAYKDDDFEGLTNITHLEVGDFFEDID from the coding sequence atgtcaaatttatcaaaacttgaatttgtggcacttgacatcaccgggaagaactatttatcatgggtccttgatgctgaaattcaccttgacgctaaaggtcttgaaAATAcgattatacaaggaaatgaagcatcaaatcaggataaagcgaaggccatgattttcctcCGCCATCAtttacatgaagggttaaaaactgaatatttaacagtaaaagatccacttgaattatggattaatttgaaagatcgatatgaccacctaaaacttacggtattaccgaaagctcggtatgagtggatacatttaaggttgcaagactttaaaactgtaagtgagtataattcggctatctttaaagtaagttctctattaaaattatgtggagacactatcacagataaggacttattgaaaaaaatattttctacttttcacgcttcaaatgtggtgctacaacaacaataccgtgaaaaaggttttaagaaatattctgagttaatcacatgcctacttgtggctgagcagaataatactctattaatgaaaaatcatgaagcccgtcccactgggtcagctccatttccggaagtgaatgttgtagcaacatatgataagtttgaaagaaaacaaaataattaccgtggtcgtggacatggtcgtaaacgtggacgtggcagggggcgaaacaattatcgtcattatggtggaaataaattggagaacaataagggttctcaaattaatcattcaaaaggtaaagctagtatgtgtcaccgatgtggtatgagaggtcattgggcacgcatttgtcgtacgccagaatattttgtcaaactttatcaagcctccctcaagaaaaaagaaaataatgtggaggcacacttgacctttcaaaataataatgatgaagcaggtccctcaaataaatatgattctaaggcacatcctgcatataaagatgatgattttgaaggcctaacaaatattactcatttagaagttggagacttctttgaggatattgactga